Proteins encoded by one window of Sphingomonas ginkgonis:
- a CDS encoding type III polyketide synthase, which yields MKGRPPPEGAALSALEEFAEQAASAQQASSHWDAFDFIIFSCAPPPRTASCRKPPPLRPVPLLSLATATPPFRLPQAEAKALSRDLFEGRKGLFERLSGVFDNAGIEGRDLVAPVDWYREPHGYESRNRLYLESSEALFETAAAAALERAGLKASDIDGIVTVSTTGIATPSLEARVAPRMGFRDNVRRVPLFGLGCAGGVGGLATAARLAGSEPGSRWLFVTIETCSISIRLDSDDPASLVATALFGDGAAACVVGGAEGTGLATITRAGERLWPDTLGIMGWRVEDPGFAVVFDRAIPPFITAELNGAVAGLLADFGREWSDIDRLCCHPGGAKVIQAIEEAMTLEPGTLDLEREVLRDHGNMSAPTVLFVLDRLLGRGLPNTVLMTAFGPGFTCAGMLLQR from the coding sequence GTGAAGGGACGGCCGCCGCCCGAGGGCGCGGCGCTGTCGGCCTTGGAGGAGTTTGCTGAACAGGCTGCGAGCGCACAACAGGCAAGCAGCCACTGGGACGCCTTCGATTTCATCATTTTCTCCTGCGCGCCGCCCCCGCGGACCGCTTCATGTAGAAAGCCTCCGCCCCTGCGACCGGTTCCCCTGCTATCCCTCGCCACCGCGACCCCGCCCTTCCGCCTGCCGCAAGCGGAAGCCAAGGCGCTCAGCCGAGACCTGTTCGAAGGCCGCAAGGGCCTGTTCGAACGCCTGTCCGGCGTGTTCGACAATGCCGGCATCGAGGGTCGCGACCTGGTCGCGCCGGTCGACTGGTACCGCGAGCCGCACGGCTATGAATCGCGCAACCGGCTCTATCTCGAGAGTTCGGAAGCGCTGTTCGAAACGGCCGCGGCCGCGGCGCTCGAGCGTGCCGGGCTGAAGGCCAGCGACATCGACGGCATCGTCACCGTCTCGACCACCGGCATCGCCACCCCCAGCCTCGAGGCGCGGGTCGCGCCGCGAATGGGGTTCCGCGACAATGTCCGGCGCGTCCCCCTGTTCGGGCTCGGCTGCGCCGGCGGGGTCGGCGGGCTCGCCACCGCGGCGCGGCTGGCGGGCAGCGAGCCGGGCAGCCGCTGGCTGTTCGTCACCATCGAGACCTGCTCCATCTCGATCCGGCTCGACAGCGACGATCCGGCCTCGCTGGTGGCGACCGCCCTGTTCGGCGACGGCGCCGCGGCCTGCGTGGTCGGCGGCGCGGAAGGAACCGGGCTGGCGACCATCACCAGGGCCGGCGAGCGGCTGTGGCCCGACACGCTCGGGATCATGGGCTGGCGGGTCGAGGATCCGGGCTTCGCGGTGGTGTTCGACCGCGCGATCCCGCCCTTTATCACCGCCGAGCTCAACGGCGCGGTCGCCGGTCTGCTCGCCGACTTCGGCCGCGAGTGGAGCGACATCGACCGGCTTTGCTGCCATCCCGGCGGCGCCAAGGTCATCCAGGCGATCGAAGAGGCGATGACGCTCGAGCCCGGCACGCTCGACCTCGAGCGCGAGGTGCTTCGAGACCATGGCAACATGAGCGCCCCGACCGTGCTGTTCGTGCTCGACCGGCTGCTGGGCCGGGGCTTGCCCAACACGGTGCTGATGACCGCCTTCGGGCCGGGCTTCACCTGCGCCGGAATGCTGCTGCAGCGATGA
- a CDS encoding isoprenylcysteine carboxyl methyltransferase family protein, whose product MTHPLWPAIAILAFVTLQRLLELPLARANTQRLLAAGAKEFAPGHYPLIVAVHASWLATLWWLTPGRPISVPLLLLFGLLQVARIWVLRTLGPRWTTRIIVLPGKPLVLGGPYRFVKHPNYIVVAGELAVLPLVFGLPVVALVFTVLNGLVLAIRIRAEDRALAESASPLQSLQP is encoded by the coding sequence ATGACCCACCCGCTCTGGCCGGCGATCGCCATTCTCGCCTTCGTGACGCTGCAGCGGCTGCTCGAGCTGCCGCTCGCCCGCGCCAACACCCAGCGGCTGCTCGCGGCGGGGGCGAAGGAATTTGCGCCCGGCCACTACCCGCTGATCGTCGCGGTGCATGCCAGCTGGCTGGCCACCCTGTGGTGGCTGACGCCCGGCCGTCCGATCAGCGTCCCGCTCCTGCTGCTGTTCGGCCTGCTGCAGGTGGCGCGCATCTGGGTGCTACGGACGCTCGGCCCGCGCTGGACGACTCGGATCATCGTGCTGCCGGGCAAGCCGCTGGTGCTCGGCGGTCCCTATCGCTTCGTGAAGCACCCCAACTATATCGTCGTCGCGGGCGAGCTGGCGGTGCTTCCGCTGGTGTTCGGATTGCCGGTCGTGGCGCTCGTCTTCACCGTGTTGAACGGGCTGGTGCTGGCGATCCGGATCCGCGCCGAGGACCGCGCGCTCGCCGAGTCCGCTTCCCCGTTGCAGAGCCTGCAGCCTTAG
- a CDS encoding PQQ-dependent sugar dehydrogenase produces the protein MKSKASQWLLACCALAACSANSSKADSAAPSGGGRPFTVTPLTSFSSAWAMAFLPGMGNQALVTEKEGRIWLVDVVAKTKKPVSGGPDVLFSGQGGLLDVVPAPDFTSSKAVYLTYSEPSAAGGSGLALARATLAGGGTWRLTGLKVIWHDPAGGEGGQFGARIAFAPDGRSLFLSSGERQRFTPAQDPSQPLGKILHLTLDGQPAPGNPLAGKIGAASVSITAPPKDTVAAGKASGRSFRWPGPNLTPAETWSSGHRNPLGLAFAPDGKLWEIEMGPKGGDEVNLILPGRNYGWPRASNGSNYDGVDIPDHKAGDGFEPPKVFWNPSVSPAGLIVYTGAKFPGWKNDLLLGALSGQALIRVHLDGDRAEKADQWDMGARIREVEQGPDGSVYLLEDEGRLLRLDPAR, from the coding sequence ATGAAATCGAAGGCGTCCCAGTGGCTGCTTGCCTGTTGTGCGCTCGCAGCCTGTTCAGCAAACTCCTCCAAGGCCGACAGCGCCGCGCCCTCGGGCGGCGGCCGTCCCTTCACCGTTACGCCCCTAACCAGTTTCAGTTCCGCATGGGCCATGGCGTTCCTGCCCGGAATGGGAAATCAGGCGCTGGTCACCGAGAAGGAAGGCCGGATCTGGCTGGTCGACGTGGTGGCCAAAACCAAGAAGCCGGTGAGCGGCGGACCCGACGTGCTCTTCTCGGGGCAGGGCGGCCTGCTCGACGTCGTTCCCGCGCCCGACTTCACCAGCAGCAAGGCGGTCTATCTCACCTATTCCGAGCCGTCGGCGGCGGGCGGCAGCGGACTGGCGCTCGCCCGGGCGACGCTGGCCGGGGGCGGCACTTGGCGGCTGACCGGCCTCAAGGTCATCTGGCATGACCCGGCGGGCGGCGAGGGCGGCCAGTTCGGCGCCCGCATCGCTTTCGCGCCCGACGGCCGCTCGCTATTCCTCTCCTCGGGCGAGCGGCAGCGCTTCACGCCGGCGCAGGATCCGAGCCAGCCGCTCGGCAAGATCCTTCACCTGACCCTCGACGGGCAGCCGGCCCCGGGCAACCCGCTGGCGGGCAAGATTGGCGCGGCGAGCGTCAGCATCACCGCGCCGCCCAAGGACACCGTCGCGGCCGGCAAGGCGAGCGGGCGGAGCTTCCGCTGGCCCGGACCCAACCTGACCCCGGCCGAGACCTGGTCGAGCGGGCACCGCAACCCGCTCGGGCTCGCCTTCGCGCCAGACGGCAAGCTGTGGGAGATCGAGATGGGGCCGAAGGGCGGCGACGAGGTCAACCTCATCCTGCCTGGCCGCAACTATGGCTGGCCGCGGGCCTCGAACGGCAGCAATTACGATGGAGTCGACATCCCCGACCACAAGGCGGGCGACGGGTTCGAGCCGCCCAAGGTCTTCTGGAACCCGTCAGTGTCGCCGGCCGGGCTGATCGTCTACACCGGGGCGAAGTTCCCCGGGTGGAAGAACGACCTACTGCTCGGCGCGCTGTCGGGGCAGGCGCTGATCCGGGTTCACCTCGACGGCGACCGGGCGGAGAAGGCCGACCAGTGGGACATGGGCGCCCGGATCCGCGAGGTGGAGCAGGGCCCCGACGGCAGCGTCTACCTGCTCGAGGACGAAGGCCGGCTGCTCCGGCTCGACCCGGCGCGCTGA